The following are encoded together in the Bacillus cereus group sp. RP43 genome:
- a CDS encoding cobalamin biosynthesis protein CbiN, whose product MKRILHMLPVVIICSFILIVFPDKSYACDCIKKSPEDAFQKNDVVFEGKVIEIGRKEGVGTEVLFEVKNIWKGTSSSQIIVYTNGGDCAFHFIDGGEYLVFSSQRGSEKQLHTHSCSRTKRLDEAGSDKVALSQFAKESVPTKKVDLKGETVSGLSWWQVAIISIGLLLIITFVIFIVRRTRKK is encoded by the coding sequence TTGAAAAGAATTTTGCACATGTTGCCTGTTGTCATTATTTGTAGCTTTATTCTTATTGTTTTTCCAGATAAATCTTATGCTTGTGACTGTATTAAAAAATCTCCAGAGGATGCATTTCAAAAAAATGATGTGGTGTTTGAGGGGAAAGTAATTGAAATTGGAAGGAAAGAGGGAGTTGGAACTGAAGTGTTATTTGAAGTGAAGAACATTTGGAAAGGGACAAGCTCTTCACAAATTATCGTATATACAAATGGCGGTGATTGTGCCTTTCACTTTATAGATGGAGGAGAGTATTTAGTTTTTTCTTCTCAAAGAGGATCAGAAAAACAATTACACACACATAGTTGTAGTAGAACGAAGAGATTGGATGAGGCAGGGTCGGACAAAGTGGCTTTAAGTCAATTTGCAAAAGAGTCTGTTCCAACGAAGAAAGTAGATTTAAAAGGGGAGACGGTGAGTGGCTTAAGTTGGTGGCAAGTTGCTATCATTTCCATCGGTCTGTTATTGATAATTACTTTTGTTATTTTTATTGTGAGAAGAACTCGGAAAAAATGA
- a CDS encoding beta-ketoacyl-ACP synthase 3, which translates to MNSKSRITAIGTYVPDQVLSNNDLEKMVHTNDEWIVQRTGMKERRIANEDEYSSHLAIKAIENLCTTYKKNLEDIDCIIVATTTADYVFPSVACQIQQYFNIPHTLAFDLNATCAGFTYGLHVGNSLITSGSHQKVLVIATETLSKVTDYTDRTTCILFGDGAGAILLERDENKPSFIAAHMGTNGDGGIHLYRTNLSTTMNGTPLQTNEKIVQNGREVYKWAVRTVPYGIKELLHTTNLQIDDIDWFIPHSANLRMIESICEKSKISIQKTLTSVEDMGNTSSVSIPLALDLARKKGRLNNGDTLLLYGFGGGLTHLGLIVEWDLS; encoded by the coding sequence ATGAATTCTAAATCTCGTATTACCGCAATTGGTACTTATGTTCCAGATCAAGTATTGTCTAATAACGATTTAGAAAAGATGGTCCATACGAATGATGAATGGATTGTACAAAGAACAGGCATGAAAGAAAGAAGAATTGCTAACGAAGACGAATACTCCTCACACTTAGCCATTAAAGCAATCGAAAATTTGTGTACAACATATAAGAAAAACTTAGAAGATATTGATTGTATCATCGTTGCTACAACTACTGCTGACTATGTTTTCCCTAGTGTTGCTTGCCAAATACAGCAATACTTCAACATACCTCATACGCTAGCTTTTGATTTAAATGCGACTTGCGCTGGTTTCACATACGGACTGCATGTCGGTAATAGCTTAATCACTTCTGGATCACATCAAAAAGTACTCGTCATAGCGACAGAGACATTATCTAAAGTTACTGATTACACCGATAGAACGACCTGTATTTTGTTCGGTGATGGCGCTGGAGCTATTTTATTAGAAAGAGATGAAAACAAACCAAGCTTTATCGCTGCTCACATGGGAACAAACGGTGACGGCGGCATTCATCTATACAGAACAAATTTATCTACTACTATGAATGGCACACCACTGCAAACAAATGAAAAAATCGTTCAAAACGGAAGAGAAGTATATAAATGGGCTGTACGAACAGTACCATACGGCATAAAAGAACTATTACATACTACAAATTTACAAATAGATGATATAGACTGGTTCATACCACATAGTGCTAACTTACGAATGATTGAATCTATTTGCGAAAAATCAAAAATATCTATTCAAAAAACATTAACGAGTGTGGAAGATATGGGGAATACATCTTCCGTCTCTATTCCACTCGCTTTAGATTTAGCTAGAAAAAAAGGAAGATTAAATAACGGAGACACACTTTTGCTATACGGATTTGGCGGTGGACTTACGCATTTAGGGCTTATTGTGGAGTGGGATTTAAGTTAA
- a CDS encoding MFS transporter, with amino-acid sequence MIDTADASISNHMYTEEEQQKLYKRTLIIVSISQMFGGAGLAAGITVGALLAQQMLGTDAYAGLPAAMFTMGSAVAAFFVGKLSQKYGRRIGLATGFIVGGLGAIGVVLAALTNNIILLLVSLLIYGSGTATNLQARYAGTDLADKKQRATAISITMVMTTFGAVAGPNLVGVMGNFADSIGIPNLAGPFILSAAAFILAGLVLFVMLRPDPLIIANIIETYKQEHTYKGQPVTEEMIENKRGVTVGAIVMILTQIVMVAIMTMTPVHMGHHGHGLSAVGLVIGFHVGAMYLPSLVTGMLIDKIGRTKMSIAGGVILLAAGVIAAIAPSDSLILLIVALSLLGLGWNLGLISGTAQIVDSTTPSTRAKTQGKIDVFIALAGASGGAMSGMVVANSSYAALSLAGGLLALLLIPVVMWSRLGKKNS; translated from the coding sequence ATGATAGATACAGCAGATGCTTCAATAAGTAATCATATGTATACAGAAGAAGAGCAACAAAAATTATATAAACGAACGTTAATAATAGTTAGTATTTCACAAATGTTCGGCGGAGCAGGGTTAGCCGCTGGAATTACAGTAGGTGCACTACTTGCACAGCAAATGCTTGGGACAGATGCATATGCAGGATTACCGGCTGCTATGTTTACAATGGGATCTGCGGTAGCGGCTTTCTTTGTTGGGAAATTATCGCAAAAGTATGGTCGCCGAATAGGACTTGCAACAGGGTTTATAGTAGGGGGACTAGGGGCTATTGGAGTTGTATTGGCTGCTTTAACAAATAATATTATTCTATTACTAGTCTCTTTACTCATATATGGTTCAGGTACAGCTACAAATTTACAAGCTCGTTATGCTGGTACCGATTTAGCGGATAAGAAGCAGCGAGCAACTGCTATTAGTATTACTATGGTAATGACGACTTTTGGTGCGGTTGCAGGACCGAATTTAGTAGGTGTAATGGGGAATTTTGCTGATTCAATTGGAATTCCTAACCTTGCGGGTCCGTTCATATTATCAGCAGCGGCATTTATACTTGCGGGTCTTGTCCTTTTTGTTATGCTTCGTCCAGATCCATTAATTATCGCTAACATAATAGAAACATATAAACAAGAACATACATATAAAGGGCAACCAGTAACAGAAGAAATGATAGAAAATAAACGTGGTGTTACTGTTGGAGCAATCGTAATGATACTTACTCAAATAGTGATGGTTGCGATTATGACGATGACTCCAGTTCACATGGGACACCACGGTCATGGATTAAGTGCAGTAGGTCTCGTGATTGGTTTTCATGTAGGTGCAATGTACCTTCCATCACTTGTTACAGGAATGTTAATTGATAAAATTGGCCGTACTAAGATGAGTATAGCTGGTGGGGTGATTTTACTTGCAGCGGGTGTCATAGCTGCGATAGCACCGAGTGATTCTTTAATATTATTAATTGTTGCTCTTTCTTTACTTGGATTAGGATGGAATCTCGGATTGATTAGTGGTACAGCGCAAATCGTTGACTCCACAACTCCTTCTACACGTGCTAAAACACAAGGGAAAATAGATGTTTTTATTGCGTTAGCCGGAGCTTCAGGTGGAGCGATGTCAGGAATGGTAGTAGCTAATTCCAGTTATGCGGCATTATCATTAGCGGGAGGCTTGTTAGCATTATTGCTAATTCCTGTTGTGATGTGGTCTCGGTTAGGTAAAAAAAATTCATGA
- a CDS encoding MFS transporter, with protein sequence MEQSKGIKIVFLMCLGIFLCMIDTTIMNIALPAIQSSVNTSLEKMSWVLNVYTMTIAVLAIPLGRIADIFGKAKVYILGLIIFGGGSVLCAFANTGDFLIFSRFIQSIGAAILFPTSMVIGVSAMPLAKRHVALGILGVTQGLSAALGPVIGGIITQNLGWKWVFFVNVPICIIGIILCSIMLQIKNEERIISKIDWIGLILSSSAIFSFTLILVKGNTWGWQSNIALSCYVISTISLILFVLVERKIHNPMVNLNLFKDRMFVGASIVVILSNLFLIGVTVLLPTFLTKIQHRTEIEAAFLVTPISAMIFFISPVAATLIKKLGKVTIILSGFLVMGLSYYWLQMIDVNSTNIEIIIPCMILGVGYGLVVGPITVLSASSFEGELLTASQTVVSMLRQVGIVLAVAIFVSNLTHNLSVNKENVYRYAEEKVRNIHVDSAQQTEILQVTKEKIEKQSIETNAEKKQNGTFVGLNKEKKDELIHQKVDEALSGVPVEYREIKREEVTSQVTKEVEKQEEKIKKEIHVFSNDVNHYAQNQMATSFTDLYKASVPFILICALVSLLFLEGKAFSQKRGEKSRVVGEL encoded by the coding sequence ATGGAGCAGTCAAAGGGTATTAAGATTGTCTTTTTAATGTGCTTAGGTATTTTTCTTTGTATGATTGATACAACGATTATGAATATAGCTTTACCAGCAATACAATCGAGTGTAAATACTTCATTAGAGAAGATGTCTTGGGTATTAAATGTTTATACAATGACGATTGCAGTACTCGCAATCCCGCTAGGACGGATAGCTGATATTTTTGGGAAAGCAAAGGTGTATATTCTCGGTTTAATTATTTTTGGTGGTGGATCAGTGCTTTGTGCTTTTGCTAATACAGGCGATTTCCTTATTTTTTCTCGTTTTATACAAAGTATTGGTGCTGCAATTTTATTTCCAACGAGTATGGTAATAGGTGTATCAGCTATGCCTTTAGCAAAGAGGCATGTTGCACTTGGCATTTTAGGAGTAACACAGGGGTTGTCAGCTGCACTTGGTCCAGTAATAGGCGGGATTATTACGCAAAATTTAGGATGGAAATGGGTGTTCTTCGTCAATGTTCCAATTTGTATTATTGGGATCATTTTATGCAGTATCATGCTACAAATAAAAAATGAAGAACGTATTATCTCAAAAATTGATTGGATTGGGCTCATATTAAGTAGTTCAGCGATTTTCTCGTTTACTCTCATACTAGTAAAAGGTAATACATGGGGATGGCAAAGTAATATTGCTTTGTCTTGTTATGTAATTAGCACTATTTCTCTTATTCTATTTGTTTTAGTGGAACGAAAGATTCATAATCCAATGGTGAATTTAAATTTATTTAAAGATCGAATGTTTGTCGGAGCGTCTATCGTTGTTATATTAAGTAATTTATTCTTAATTGGCGTTACTGTATTGCTTCCAACTTTTTTGACAAAAATACAGCACCGAACGGAAATTGAAGCTGCTTTTCTAGTGACACCAATTTCAGCGATGATATTTTTTATCTCACCTGTTGCAGCAACTTTAATTAAAAAGCTTGGAAAAGTAACTATTATTTTGTCAGGGTTTCTTGTTATGGGCCTATCCTACTATTGGTTGCAAATGATTGACGTTAATTCAACAAATATAGAAATTATTATTCCATGTATGATATTAGGTGTTGGATATGGTTTAGTAGTGGGGCCAATTACAGTTTTAAGTGCATCTTCGTTTGAAGGAGAATTATTAACTGCTTCTCAAACTGTCGTATCGATGTTACGTCAAGTAGGTATTGTATTAGCAGTAGCGATATTTGTATCTAACTTAACACACAACTTATCTGTAAATAAAGAGAATGTATATCGTTATGCAGAAGAAAAAGTGCGTAATATTCATGTGGATAGTGCTCAGCAAACTGAAATATTACAAGTAACAAAAGAAAAGATAGAGAAGCAAAGTATAGAAACAAATGCAGAAAAGAAACAAAATGGAACATTTGTAGGGCTAAATAAAGAGAAAAAAGATGAATTAATTCACCAAAAGGTAGATGAAGCATTAAGTGGAGTTCCAGTAGAATATAGAGAAATAAAAAGAGAAGAAGTTACGAGTCAAGTAACAAAAGAGGTTGAAAAACAAGAAGAGAAAATAAAGAAAGAAATACACGTATTTTCAAATGACGTGAATCATTATGCTCAAAATCAAATGGCTACGAGTTTTACAGATTTATATAAAGCGAGTGTTCCATTTATTTTAATTTGTGCTTTAGTGAGTTTGTTGTTTTTGGAAGGGAAGGCTTTCAGTCAAAAGAGAGGAGAAAAGAGTAGAGTAGTAGGGGAATTGTAA
- a CDS encoding helix-turn-helix transcriptional regulator has product MKGRDVVLGLLMEKELSGYDIKIVFEDVFTYFFDGSFGMIYPTLRQLEKEGKIKKEIVMQEGKPNKKMYFITDEGREEFYKYMQTDVEKDVLRSDFLMRMYFGNYSDDRAIKKWIEDEIERKEAYIADLRLKYEKWREGITFVEEISLDVGIASYSAQVEMLKRKLQQLEAKENNKTEE; this is encoded by the coding sequence TTGAAGGGAAGAGATGTTGTTTTAGGTTTATTAATGGAAAAAGAATTGTCTGGTTATGACATTAAAATTGTGTTTGAGGATGTATTTACTTACTTTTTTGATGGAAGCTTTGGAATGATTTATCCAACGTTACGACAATTGGAAAAGGAGGGGAAAATTAAAAAAGAAATTGTCATGCAAGAAGGGAAACCGAATAAGAAAATGTACTTTATTACAGATGAAGGGCGTGAAGAGTTTTATAAATACATGCAAACGGATGTAGAGAAAGACGTTTTACGTTCAGATTTTTTAATGAGGATGTATTTTGGTAATTATAGTGATGATAGGGCGATAAAAAAATGGATTGAAGACGAAATTGAAAGGAAAGAAGCGTACATTGCGGATCTTCGTTTGAAATATGAAAAATGGAGAGAAGGTATTACTTTCGTTGAAGAAATTTCACTCGATGTAGGTATTGCATCATATAGTGCACAAGTAGAGATGTTGAAGAGGAAGTTACAGCAATTAGAAGCAAAAGAAAACAATAAAACGGAAGAATGA
- a CDS encoding UDP-galactose-lipid carrier transferase: MEKEHLAKVDLTKRIESKSKYNKKLEKYQMRLLALQQILKEEKIAVMLVMEGWDAAGKGGAIKRVTEHLDPRGFQVNPIGAPAPHEKRYHYLQRFWRKLPQYGQITIFDRSWYGRVLVERVEGFATKEEWTRAYGEINDFEKLLTDDHYIIGKFFYHISKEEQLKRFKERENNPLKRWKITDEDWRNREKWDEYVEAMEDMFEETNKPNAKWNIIASNDKLYARLKTLKVIISLIEDYFLEHGIELPSYYYEIKEGKTEDVETNQDVVRK; the protein is encoded by the coding sequence ATGGAAAAAGAGCATCTTGCTAAAGTAGATTTAACGAAAAGAATTGAATCAAAATCTAAGTACAATAAGAAACTCGAAAAATATCAAATGCGCTTATTGGCACTACAGCAAATTTTAAAAGAAGAAAAAATAGCTGTTATGCTTGTTATGGAAGGTTGGGATGCAGCAGGTAAAGGCGGAGCGATTAAGCGGGTGACTGAACATCTTGATCCGCGTGGATTCCAAGTAAATCCAATTGGCGCACCTGCTCCTCATGAAAAACGGTATCATTATTTGCAACGTTTTTGGCGGAAACTTCCTCAGTACGGGCAAATTACTATATTCGACCGTTCATGGTATGGGCGTGTATTAGTTGAACGTGTTGAAGGGTTCGCCACAAAAGAAGAGTGGACGAGGGCGTATGGTGAAATTAATGATTTCGAGAAGCTATTAACAGATGATCATTACATAATAGGAAAGTTTTTCTATCACATTAGTAAAGAAGAACAGTTGAAACGATTTAAAGAAAGAGAGAATAATCCTCTTAAAAGATGGAAAATTACAGATGAAGACTGGCGTAATCGTGAAAAATGGGATGAGTATGTCGAAGCAATGGAAGATATGTTTGAAGAAACAAATAAGCCGAATGCTAAATGGAATATTATTGCGAGTAATGATAAATTATACGCTCGTTTGAAAACATTGAAAGTGATTATTTCATTAATTGAGGATTACTTCTTAGAGCATGGTATAGAATTACCTTCTTATTATTATGAAATAAAAGAAGGTAAGACAGAGGACGTTGAAACTAATCAAGATGTAGTTAGAAAATAG
- a CDS encoding ROK family protein — MGKRIACFDIGGTFIKYAMIDEQGIVYEQGKINTPVQNQKKEILHRICEVIHEFEKSYTIHSVGISSCGIIDNIKGEVMFSANIPGYTGTKISDYIYSETGYVATVENDVRSACLGEMWKGAGRGKEHIVLITLGTGIGSGIITNGQMLQGAKGLAGELGHMIIVHNGEKCGCGGAGCYERYASTSALIRQYKEASKIQGIEIGTITGEEIIERIYIGEQLAKNVYEQFLQYVVTGLVNITHMFNPELIIIGGGITEQGELFLREIQERFHDKVMNIYQNKTNITLASLHNDAGVYGACYVALNRCEVKSMNI, encoded by the coding sequence ATGGGGAAGCGCATTGCTTGTTTTGATATTGGAGGAACTTTTATAAAATATGCAATGATTGATGAACAAGGAATAGTATATGAACAAGGAAAAATAAACACACCAGTACAAAATCAAAAGAAAGAAATTTTGCATCGCATTTGTGAAGTAATACATGAGTTTGAAAAGAGTTATACAATTCATTCTGTTGGTATATCATCATGTGGGATTATCGATAATATAAAAGGAGAAGTTATGTTTTCTGCTAATATTCCGGGATATACTGGTACAAAAATATCAGATTACATTTATAGTGAGACAGGGTACGTGGCAACTGTTGAAAATGATGTTCGTTCAGCTTGTCTCGGTGAAATGTGGAAAGGAGCGGGGAGAGGTAAAGAACATATTGTTTTAATAACACTTGGAACCGGGATTGGTAGTGGGATTATTACAAATGGCCAAATGCTTCAGGGAGCAAAAGGGCTAGCCGGAGAGCTTGGCCATATGATAATTGTTCATAATGGAGAAAAATGTGGTTGTGGTGGAGCAGGGTGTTACGAGAGGTATGCATCGACTTCTGCGCTGATTCGTCAATATAAAGAAGCATCCAAAATACAAGGAATAGAGATAGGTACAATTACAGGTGAAGAAATTATAGAACGTATATATATAGGAGAGCAGTTGGCGAAAAATGTATATGAGCAGTTTTTGCAGTATGTTGTTACTGGTTTAGTGAATATTACCCACATGTTCAACCCCGAATTAATTATTATAGGGGGAGGTATTACAGAACAAGGTGAACTATTTTTGAGAGAAATTCAGGAAAGGTTCCACGACAAAGTAATGAACATTTATCAAAATAAGACGAACATCACTTTAGCATCATTACATAATGATGCCGGTGTATATGGAGCGTGTTATGTAGCGTTGAATCGATGTGAGGTAAAGTCAATGAATATATAA
- the pfkB gene encoding 1-phosphofructokinase translates to MIATITLNPSVDMRYELGELKPHKVHRTKDYEKTAGGKGINVSRVLRLLGEEVTGIGLLGGRNGEFIRGELKELSIIDEFVSIKEETRNCLALVTKNSASATEILEVGPAISEDEIALFIKKYERIVKDFEFIVASGSLPKGIPKSFYKQLAQKAAENGKKFILDTSGEPLFHGIQGKPFLIKPNRQEICQLLQKKHVSQEEMIAEATKMCEGGVQYVLLSLGREGAILITKVESIRAIISEINSINAVGSGDAMVAGITFALAKGYEVKDALRLSVACGMANAAEQATGYIQPKTVEKFYNEITIV, encoded by the coding sequence ATGATTGCGACAATTACATTGAATCCATCTGTTGATATGCGATATGAATTAGGAGAATTAAAACCACACAAAGTGCATCGCACGAAGGACTATGAAAAAACTGCGGGTGGAAAAGGAATTAATGTATCGAGAGTACTTCGTTTGCTAGGAGAAGAGGTAACAGGTATTGGTTTACTTGGTGGTAGAAATGGTGAGTTCATAAGAGGAGAATTGAAAGAGCTATCAATTATAGATGAGTTTGTTTCCATTAAAGAAGAAACTCGCAATTGTTTAGCGTTAGTAACAAAAAATTCTGCTTCGGCTACTGAAATATTAGAAGTGGGCCCAGCTATTTCGGAGGATGAAATAGCTCTTTTTATAAAAAAATATGAAAGAATAGTAAAAGATTTTGAGTTTATTGTTGCATCGGGAAGTTTACCTAAGGGTATCCCAAAATCATTTTATAAACAGTTGGCACAAAAAGCTGCTGAAAATGGTAAGAAATTTATATTAGATACAAGTGGAGAGCCATTATTTCATGGCATACAAGGAAAGCCATTCTTAATTAAGCCAAACAGGCAAGAAATTTGCCAGTTGCTTCAAAAGAAGCATGTATCACAGGAAGAAATGATTGCGGAAGCAACTAAAATGTGCGAGGGAGGCGTGCAGTATGTTCTTCTGTCACTTGGAAGAGAAGGAGCGATACTTATCACGAAAGTTGAAAGCATTAGGGCAATTATTTCAGAAATAAACTCTATCAATGCTGTTGGCTCAGGAGATGCAATGGTAGCAGGAATAACATTTGCACTCGCAAAGGGGTATGAGGTAAAGGATGCACTTCGATTATCAGTGGCGTGTGGAATGGCGAATGCAGCTGAGCAAGCAACAGGTTATATACAGCCTAAAACTGTAGAGAAATTCTATAATGAAATTACAATTGTGTAA
- a CDS encoding tagatose-bisphosphate aldolase subunit GatY — MLVSTQFILRNAQEHGYAVPAFNIHNLETLKAVIETAVELRSPVIIAATPGTIKYMGKEYLLYMIEAARKRYDIPISLHLDHHEDIKDIKNCIDLGVRSIMIDASHHPFEVNIQIVQEVVVYAKQYGATVEAELGQLSGIEEDIIVENSIYTDPYQAKEFVERTNIDSLAVAIGTAHGLYKGEPKLDLQRLTNIRKQVDIPLVLHGASGLSDRLVQETIRLGICKVNIATELKIAFVTALRHYLHTHPEENDPRKYFSDAILAMKQVVADKIKMCKSLNRV, encoded by the coding sequence ATGCTTGTTTCAACTCAATTTATACTGAGAAATGCACAAGAACATGGCTATGCGGTTCCTGCTTTTAATATTCATAATTTAGAAACTTTAAAAGCGGTAATTGAAACCGCAGTAGAACTTAGGTCACCTGTTATTATTGCTGCTACACCAGGTACGATAAAATATATGGGAAAAGAATATCTTTTGTATATGATTGAAGCAGCAAGGAAGCGATATGATATACCAATCAGCCTACATTTGGATCATCATGAAGATATAAAAGATATTAAAAATTGTATCGATTTAGGAGTTCGTTCTATTATGATCGATGCATCACATCATCCGTTTGAGGTGAATATTCAGATTGTTCAGGAAGTTGTAGTGTATGCAAAACAATATGGAGCAACAGTAGAAGCTGAGTTAGGACAATTATCAGGAATAGAAGAAGATATAATAGTAGAAAACTCAATTTATACAGATCCTTATCAAGCGAAAGAATTTGTAGAACGTACCAACATTGATTCACTGGCAGTTGCAATTGGGACGGCACATGGGCTATATAAAGGGGAACCAAAATTAGATTTACAAAGATTAACAAATATTCGGAAGCAAGTTGATATTCCGCTTGTACTACATGGAGCATCTGGATTATCGGACAGACTAGTCCAAGAAACAATTCGCTTAGGAATTTGTAAAGTGAATATCGCAACAGAATTAAAAATTGCATTTGTAACAGCATTACGTCATTATTTACATACTCATCCAGAAGAAAATGACCCGCGTAAATATTTTTCAGATGCAATTCTGGCGATGAAACAGGTTGTTGCGGATAAAATAAAGATGTGCAAAAGTTTGAATCGTGTGTAA
- the nagA gene encoding N-acetylglucosamine-6-phosphate deacetylase, with amino-acid sequence MNYYVKASMYLLEEGVRESGYLHIVNGYFLKHVEEIVDGAMVMDFEGSIIAPGFVDTHIHGLAGHDVMDCTYESLNNISIQLLENGITSFLPTTITDSLENTTKALQNIAHAKRKGVAGATIIGAFLEGPCFTEAYKGAQNPKYFINPTIELLEEWIAESEGTVRKIAMAPEREGAIAFIQQAVKNNIRVAIGHTDANYEVCQEAIRAGATIFVHTFNGMKGLHHREPGVVGAVLSTEGVYGEIIPDGHHVHPSVVNILYKCKGYDKTCLVSDCMRAGLLGDGTYNLGEFVVHVKEGIARTEAGSLAGSTLRFIDGVKNMEKWTNASLWESVHMGSLIPAKSIGVDNEIGSIAPGKRADFLVLTEDLNLIGTVVGGEMKYKKKKERI; translated from the coding sequence ATGAATTATTACGTCAAAGCATCAATGTATTTACTCGAAGAGGGGGTACGTGAAAGTGGATATTTACATATTGTAAATGGCTACTTTCTAAAACATGTTGAAGAAATAGTAGACGGAGCAATGGTAATGGATTTTGAAGGGAGTATTATTGCTCCGGGATTTGTTGATACACATATTCATGGTTTAGCGGGACACGATGTAATGGATTGTACATATGAATCGTTAAACAATATTTCTATTCAGTTATTGGAAAATGGTATTACGAGTTTTTTGCCTACAACAATAACTGATTCTTTAGAAAATACGACAAAGGCTTTACAAAATATAGCTCATGCAAAAAGAAAGGGAGTTGCAGGAGCAACTATTATTGGAGCTTTTCTGGAAGGGCCTTGTTTTACTGAAGCCTATAAAGGTGCGCAAAATCCAAAATATTTTATTAACCCAACGATTGAGTTGCTAGAAGAGTGGATTGCTGAATCAGAAGGAACAGTTAGAAAAATTGCAATGGCACCAGAAAGAGAAGGTGCCATCGCCTTTATACAGCAAGCGGTAAAAAATAATATTCGCGTGGCAATTGGTCATACAGATGCGAACTATGAAGTATGCCAGGAAGCAATTCGAGCAGGAGCGACAATCTTTGTGCACACGTTTAATGGAATGAAGGGGTTACATCATCGTGAACCTGGCGTTGTTGGAGCAGTACTTTCTACTGAGGGCGTGTATGGTGAAATCATTCCAGATGGACATCATGTCCATCCAAGTGTAGTGAATATTTTATATAAATGTAAAGGGTATGATAAAACTTGTTTAGTTAGTGACTGTATGCGAGCAGGCTTATTAGGGGATGGCACATATAATTTAGGGGAATTTGTTGTCCATGTAAAAGAAGGAATTGCCCGAACAGAGGCGGGATCTTTAGCTGGAAGCACGCTTCGATTTATTGATGGTGTGAAGAATATGGAGAAATGGACAAATGCATCGTTATGGGAAAGTGTCCATATGGGTTCGCTAATTCCGGCTAAAAGTATTGGAGTTGACAATGAAATTGGAAGTATTGCACCAGGGAAAAGAGCTGATTTTCTTGTATTAACAGAGGATTTAAACCTTATAGGGACAGTTGTCGGGGGAGAAATGAAATATAAAAAGAAAAAAGAAAGGATTTGA